A window of Daphnia pulicaria isolate SC F1-1A chromosome 4, SC_F0-13Bv2, whole genome shotgun sequence genomic DNA:
TGGATCGTAAATGAGAGTTTTTTGAAGCAGATCAAATCCAATCGAGTCAAGTTGCTTCACGGAATTTTGAAGGTGGTAAGTATTCCAATTAGGGAAAGTAGGTTTATAGTCGGGCATTTTTGAAACGCCTGGCCACATTTCCTCCGTGGGCGTCTTCATTACTCTgtgtttcaaataaaataggaacaaatgtaattttaaaaattaaaaaaaaaggacaagtaACACTACCGGAAAATACGGTAAAGCTGATCAATTTCCGAATCTCCTTGGAACAATGGCTTTTTCGTTATCATTTCAGCCATAATACAGCCAACCGACCACACGTCTATGGGGCACGAATATCTTGAGGACCCAAGCAATACTTCAGGAGCACGGTACCATAGAGTAACAACCTTCGTGAGTTCAAAAGAATTTATAGTATACGTCCATGCATTGGGAACCTTCTTTCCTTTACCTCGTGAGTGTAGACACGAACAGGAACTCCAAATACGCGCCCAAGACCGAAATCAGCAATCTTAATAATTCCGTTTTTATCGATGAGTAAGTTCTGGGGCTTCAAATCTCTATGCAAAACTCGACGTCTATGACAATATAAAATGCCTTCCAAAATCTAGAGGGAAAATATAAATCAGGCCAATATATAAATGAGTCCTAAATCTTCTAAGCAAACCTGGTGGCAATAAGACTTAACAAGAGTTTTATCCATCAACTGCCCAGTTGGAATGCTGTCCATGTACTTTTTAAGGTCCATTGACAGGaactcaaaaattaaatacagcTTTCCTTCTTGCATCAAAACATCCTCCAGACAGACGATATTGGGATGTAGCAGCTCTTTCAAAAGTGATATCTCCCTGATGGCTGTCGAAGGAACACCATCATCTTCATTTTCAAGCCTGATTTTCTTCATGGCAACAAATTGTTGAGTCTTACGGTTTTTAGCCTTGTAGACAACACCATAAGTACCTTTGcgaaacaaaagttttaaaatcagTTCAAGTTACACAGCTTAGTGTACCAGGGATCATTACCTTCACCGatcttttctattttggtAAAGTCTTCCATTGCAGAAGGCATCACTATTGTTTGTTAagaaacaagaacaaaaaccaaaaagtgtGAAGAATTGAAATCTCGGGAAAGTAACGGAAATTTGAAGTCGAATGGCAGCAAACAAAAACTGGAGTGACGTATTCTTCGTATTCCACCTGCAAATCAGATTGTCATCAATTGATTCGTAAGACTCTTGCATAAAATATTTCGTTACACGATAAACAGAGAATAATCTAACAAAGTAAAGAAAGTTCGTACCCAACGTGTTTCCACAGACTCGACTTTAAAGGAAAATGTGAGCACACTTGGATGTCAAAGAGACGGTGGCGGCCGTTGGACTAAGGAATGTAACCGCCAAATTTTGAAACGACTTCATCACTTCACAGAATCACGGCCCTCTATGGGTGATAATCAGAAACCCATTGGACAAAATGGATGTATTTGACGAACCTACTATACGATTTCGAATTTGTTATAGttcttttaaacttttttaaggttttgaattaaaactcaaattaaaataacaaattcccGCTGGTGATTTCAAGTTATAATTGTCTATTAGTTCGAATGACGCTAGTATTATGAATGAATAAAACCCATACAAGTTTGAAAAACTCATTAACATATTAtcgatattatttttaaatatcattatattttaaatgaacTGTTTATTACCACTATAATCGAAACATTTTTACCGGTAGACTAGAAAATATTTCAGCTCAAAATTTCAGCacaaaataatttctaaaaaCATTGTTACCCGCAAGGCAAGCCGTAATGCAGGAATGGTCaagtattatttttaagaaagCCGTGCAAGCAGgtaaaaaaatctataattTCCGACATGTAATTTTCGAAAATATCTtactaaaattttgaaaactcttaaaaatttagaaaagaaCACTTAAAACAGATCAAACAATTTAATTTACTTTTCCTCCGAATTTCAGTGAGGTAGCAGAACATGtgacaaatatttttagttaCAAACTTTAGAAATGAtggaattgttttacaaacgAATCTGTAATGGCATTAAAAGACACAAAGAACAAAAGAGCCGGCTGCCTTGGTCTTTCTATTCTACTATAAACGGATGATCCTGGTGGAATTTTTCATGAATGAATAGTTCTTCGTACGGCACCCATACTTGTCCAAATATAGCCAGCTTCTTTTTCACTGGACACTCGAACATTTTCATCCAGTTTGTAATATTCATTCGGCGCATGCATTACGAAATCAAGATAATCCAGCTTACGTGGCAATTCTTCTTCAGGACCTAAACCAAGACTGTTTTAATgctgaacagaaaaaaatatataaaattcaCATACCTAAAATATATGTCTGTGGatcaaatcccacatctgGAGGTGGTGAACTTTGAGTTGGGATGAGCCAAGTTAATACAGCacttttttcacaaaattggTCTTGCAGAAGCCCACGAATTTGTGCATAATAAACtccatcatcttcatctgTGACTGAAACTATGTCCCCCACTTGATAATAAATATCATGATGAAACAAATGCCCACTTGTAAAAGAGGTAGAAGCAACAGTGGGGGCTTTAGATGGtagctaaaattaaaaaaggaagaatttataaaaagtttttggaaaaatctatttaatttttctatcaAATTTATGGATTTGTTTAACCTGTTTCTTGAAAACAGCTCTTCTTCCACGTCCTTTGCCAACTGTTGCTTTATTGGCAGTTCCTAGTTTCTTGCTTCTTCCACGTGTCTTTTTTGTTCCTGTGCGTCCACCTCTACTGTTTAAAGTTGTGTTTCCTGACCTTGTCCCTGGGCCAAATTCATTACGTGGCTTTATATCATCCACAAGTTCATCCACAACAACATCATCCACTTCAATAGTTTCATTATaagcatcttcttcttgaaattttatttctggtGAAGGCGCCTTTTCTATAACAATAGATTCTGTTTTCACGGTGGTTGTCAGTTTCCCTTGAAAGCATTCGCTGCAAACTGTATTTCCTTCGTTGTTTTTTTGCCATATCTCTGATATGTTGATATcgcatttaaaacaaacaggtTTTATTCCAAATGGCATGGTTAAGGTTAATAACAAAATCTATTACTTGAAATAGCACTAGCACCGAAAACGAGTCTCCAAAAattgtttcactttttatttACAAAGCAGAAGACTTTTACTTAGGTTGTGGACAACAATCTACAACATTGCAATTTCTAACTTGtataattttatataaaaatagtttaaacattgaatgtaaaattaaatttttaaataaaaattgggtgTGATGAATCAAAGTCttagtaaaatttaaatttaccaTCGATTGGATGGTAAATGACTACTAGAGAACTAGACGCTAGCTGGCGCTCAAAATGAATTTTCCGTTTGTAAACAAAACCATTCTTCTGCTAGATATTTGTATTTTGGACTCCCCGAATCATATTTTGTAATCCCCCAAATTTGATCTGTGATAGACATTTTGAACGATTCATGTTGGGTGAGAATGAAATgtgttaacattttttttcctacatttaaatcaattttataTGATTTTATTAGGAAATAGTGAAGGCCTCATTTTCATAGAGCAGTATGCCAGCAAGGTGACATACTACACTTCACAGTATGGAAGTATAAATGGAGTGTCTTACACAGCCAACAATTTAATCGGTCCTCCTTCTCGATATCCGGCATATGGAGATTTTCCTGAAACCTACGTTCCGgtacttttttattaaaattattagtGCAAGTGTGAAATAAAAAGCATACAAAGACTATATGTAGAGGAaggtatatttaaaaaaaaaaaaaaaaaacatttgttctTCAGAGAACATATGGGCCATGGTGGAAAGAAACATTAGTAATTTCACCTTCTAAAGGAAAAACTGAAGTTCTCATAACAGGACAGGATTTTGTTggtaattcattcattttacaattagggacttttttttacatactTTAAATGTAGATATCCTGTTTCAAAAACCTGTCTATCCATACTGTGTAAATGTATATGAAACATATAACTCTGGTTGTGTGAGGCGACTGTGGGCTGGTGATGGCCAAGGAAATTGGAAATTGTTTCATGAAAATCATATGAAAAAGTCTCTGAAGCATTCACAGATATTTTCTTCTGAACCTCATCATCTACAGTTTCTGACTAGGTAGAACTGAGTGTTTAGCCTCACTTTTTCAGCACAATTCctattaaatatttctttagcATTATTAGAGTTGAAATAGACAGCAGTTTGGCCGATTATTATCCAGAGATCGATGCTGTTCTTCTGGTTGGAACAGAAACCTATCCTCCGTTTGAAGAATCGCTTAAACTTTGTGTCACAGGATTATCTACGAAAATTATTGGATTGGGGCTCCATCGTTTAGTGCCAGGCTTCAATGCAATCGAAAGTATACAACGGCTCTGTTTTAAGTACCAAGTCCCAGCGCAATCCTCAACTATTTGCCATCTCAGTAAATTACCCGTGAGGACCGAATTTCATCAAGTtgatcttgtttctttttactgctttatttagtttttttttttttttttttttgtaacaggAAGAAATTTTACGCATAATACTCTCATTTTTGGATCTTCACAGCTTGTGCTCTTTAGCATGCGTCTCGACCTCATTCAATAAAATATGCAAGGATTCGGTGCTCTTCACTTCAGTGAATTTAAAAGTATTAAACATCCACTTTCAGTTAGCCCAATTTTTCTTCTAATGGGTTGATTATTTTAGCCATATTGGTATTGTGTCAATCTTTCATCATTAGAATGGCTGACTGTTCGATGCCAGTGTCTGCAGTATTTGGACATGTCATGGTGTGGAAACTACGGAAAATTGAGTTCAACTGATTTTTCATGGTCTGGTTTTATCTACTTTAACTTTacataaaaatgattaaactTTTCATTCTCCATAGGTTCATCAAGCAATTTGGAAAGCGTTTGCGAATTTTGCGCTTAGAGAATTGCACTTTTCTAAATAATGAAGTTCTTTACTGGATTTCAACCTGCTGCCCTTGTTTACAAGGTAAATTCGTAAaggtaaaacaaattgaattatcGGACTTTCAtgataaaatcatttttattttcagagtTGAATTTACGGGGATGCCGTGATTTAGAGTCAAATGCGTTTTGGCATTTGGGAAAATTACACATGATGGAACGATTAATATTGGATAATACGCAGATTGAGTTGCCTACTCTTCTAGTCAGTTTGCAATCGATGACGTCGCTTTCTCACCTTTCACTTGGTACTTCTTTCGTCGTTCGTACCaatgttttttactttttcgtttCAATGTCTTACCTTCTTTGTTGTTCTTGAATAGGCGCTTGTCAAAATCTTGCCCTTTCCGGATCACTAGATGAGATTGTTCGCTGGCTAAATCGACATAGGCCGGGTATTATTTCCCTTGATTTATGGAGAAATGGTCATCTGTCAAATCACGGAATGGAAGTTCTAGTTGGACTTGGAAATTTAAGGGAACTTGACATTGGCTGGTGGTAATTTGGATTTAGTGCATCActcgtttgaatatgtatgtatattttttaaatattttttgatcaTGTGTTAATTATACAGTGGTCTACCACCGAATGGTAACTGGATATCCCTACTAGCCAATCGCTGTCGATCTTTGGAAAAATTGTTCCTGACCGCCGCTAGAACAGCCAAAGACACTGATTTGATAGCTATTGCGCAATTTTGCCCTAATTTAAGACAACTCGATTTGCTGGGCAACAGCTACATAACATCGGAAGGATGTTGCAGGCAAGTTTAACGTTTATAATTTATATAGTAGGAAATTACGTATATTACAAtcgcatttttaattttttttttaaatagaatacTAGATCAATGCCGAAAGCTGCAGTTACTGGATGTTAGCTACTGTTGTCAGATCGACGCGGGGCATGTATCAAATTGGAGACGAACATATCCTCATGTTAGTATCAAGCGTATATTTATCAACGAAGAAgattaattataaaatttttttatttgaaaaatctcgaatggttttacaataattgcCAATAGTTTTGTGTGTGCCCGAATAGCCATATCACCTAAAAGTGcccaatttaataatttacagAATATTATTCTGCAACTCGCGTGTCTAAACAATGGAAGTAAAAGCAAACAATCTTGAATCATGAACTCAACTCCATacttatttgaaaattcttaatcaaacaaatCTTTTCATAAAGAATACGTGTCCCTCCTCAATTGTTTTATACTTGAAAGTTAACCTGCAGTTGTCAATTCGTTTATCATAAGGATAAAGCAAGAAAGTGCATCCGGTTCCTTGTCAGTCATGAATATTTTTGCTATCGGCTATCGGGGAAGAAACACGagtaaaatgtttttgtgtttttccacTTGACGTGCTTAGGGAAGAGTGGTGGTGAAGCAAGTTTCTTTGAATAGTTGTCCACATGTAAGTTTATTACGAATAGTGATTTACGTCAACCGCGATTGTTTTATAGCCAGGAAGGAGAAAAACCACACGAATTTTTCTTGATAACGACTATACCCAAATTTCTCGTCAGTATTTTCTCCGTAGTCGTTTCTCCGTAGTTCGACAGAAGTTGTCCTTCATTTTACAGTAGAAAAGACCTCATTCTTACTTCTATCATTCccgtttttttgttaaaatgagCATTATTAGCAATTTATTCTCTGAGAAGACGAGGCCCATTTGGACCGTGGGTCTTCCTGTATTCacattcgttttctttctgccGTACTGGTTTATTTTGTGCCCTTTTCTCTGGCGAAAGTATCCAGCCGTCGGGATTAACAATCGTGCCTGGAACAGTCCTTGGCTTTATGGCTACTGGTTGACTGCAGCCGGAGTGTGGATCTCTGTCTATATAGCAGATAAGTATTGTtgcaagagggaaaaaaatctagagaACGATGAAGATTCTTTGAGGTCAACTGAAAAACTGTTATTGCCGAGTCAAAGCTTTAAAACTTCAACACCGTTCCGCGTCACCCCGTTGGCTGTGCAGcccaaaagagaagaaagcgAAATTCCGGGATCTATTGAGCAACACATTAGAGGGATCGATATTACTTATGCTTACGTCCAACCGAAATCCTCTTTGAAAACTATGCCTCCGAGTCGACCCTCGGAAAACGAATTTACTTGGGATAACGAGGACATTCCGTGGTCGAGTGGTGAAGGTGAAAGTGTCGACAGTTTTTATTCTCTGGATGtttcaacttcaaacttcgaTTTTACAATTAACAATACCatcgaagaagagaaaagtgtTGAAACTGCTGCAGAAGATCTCTATCCTGCTGAACTTGAAAGTACCGATGATATTACTCTGTGCGCTGGAATTAGCTCAAACTCTGAGGAAGAAACGCTGATTGAAAGTACGCTGCTGGGCGCAGTCGCtttgaaggagaaagaaaacttgGACGAACTGACTGCTGGGATGCCTGTTCAGATCAATAGCACGCCTATTACTCTCCCATCTGGTGCGGATGCAGTCGACCCGACATCAAACGAAGACCATTCGTCATTAGAAAATGACTCTTGTGTAAAGAGACGCTTCAAAGACCGGGAGGATAGACCTTGTTGGAACGCTGCCGATAACCGAAACtctttaattaaaagaaatttaactcCCAGCAGTGATGCAAGACGAAAATCCAAAAGATTGACCTTCAGTTAATGCGTCGAGAGTTTCACGTATCTTTTTACTTCTCAACCAGCTTCCTTGTTGACATTAAGCAACACTGATATATAAAacggaaatgtttttttcttatttctttcctgTTTTCGTAATATCTGTTATCTTACATCAATTCATATTTAGTCTTTTgtttaatagaaaaaattaaaagcgcCCACCAGTGATGGCATTATTTTCACTTTATTTAGGTTTAATTTCAGAAGCATACAACAGTCTATACCAACATGACGGCAATAAATTACCCGTCTTTATCATTTTGATGCAGCGCAAATTTAGCTTGTCATGAGCATTTATCTTGTTGCGGCCAACCAAGCAAGTGAATAGAGAGCGTTTAgatggaaaaagtgttcaagCCTAATAATAATTCTTCTACTTATTGTTTATATATCCTCTTTTGCCACGGAAGGCTGGAACAGTGCGCACCTGCATGATACTACGAATGAGTTTCTTCCTGTTAACAAAGTGGAGAAAGAGACTTTCTCCAATCGACAAGAAAGTAACGTTTATTTTCTCCCAACATGGATGAACGCAGCCACTGTCCATGTGTACTGTAGATGTTCTCTCCCGAAAAGTTTAATCGGTTTTTAACGCCTCAGCAGCTCTGCCAATAGGTTTCTGTAATAATACAAAGTCGTAAAATGGAGGTTTCAACAGCAGGAAACAAAGCAGTGATTaaatgaagagagaaaaagtgttGAAGAAAGTAGGCATTTTTTTCTGTGCGCGCATCAAATTAAAAAGCAATGCTTCTTTCTCTACATCACAACAATTAGAGAGCAGCAAATTCTAATGTAATGTGAAAACAATAGAGATGCACATATCTCCTAACTATTATACGATCTGAGACTGGGAACTGAACCCTGAACATAATTACAAGCCGATACACACGCGTCATCCACTGCATTaacaatttcaacatttttgttttccttttacaGTGAAAGTTACGTGTTGATATAGCCCGCACTCAATATTATCATCTTTCTTTACAgccgcttttttttattgagagCCTTGTTATCATATCATATGGTTCACTTTTATCACAGATGGTTATGTCTCTCtgatcatgtttttttttacgcaCACGCTGCGTATAGTGTACCGGCTATCCTGTTCGAGATTCACGACTACTTTTCCCCTTAGCCCAGGGTGTCTTCAATCCATGGCCGCAGTGAAGTTCTGGTTTTCCCCCATGAAAATCTGTTACGCCGCATGATAGGGTTTATATCACCAAAACACCAAATTGCCAAAAGTTAATAACGAAAAGCATTATCAAACCCCTACACATGATAAAAGCTTTAGCCTAAATTTCCtccaaaaatattaaattagcctactttgcaaaaaaaacagacaatttCGCGGATAACTAGGCCGCAACTGTAGCAAAATATAAGAACAACGCTTTGGTGGCGTTAAAAATGCAATCGGTTATACTTCAGCCGACTTCAGCGAGCTGTAAATTGTCTGTACCCTGCTGTGATCTAAAATGCTCCCTGCGGCTCGATGACAAAAAAGACCCCAATGTGGAGCGATTGAAATATAACAGAAAGTGCACAACAAGCTGTGACACAGCGCCGCGCAGAGAAAATACAAGGAAACTGAaataccattttttatttttaaatcccaATTCCAATCTGTCTACTAACCCCAATTTCAACGCCTTTGATCTATATCATTCTCTCCCGTGGGATTATGGGCCATCACAAATCCTTCCTCCTCAGTttgaggaaaggaaaaaacaagatACATATTGCACGGTTGGTTGAACAGCAGTTATATTAGCGGAACTACCATACCGCGACTGGAATGAATTTATTGTCACTTTAAGTACAATACAGTTTTGCAAAATATATGGTTAGAAAGGATAATAGATGAGTATACAGGCAATTATTGGCGCGATCTGCGGATCTGCACATATCGCGTTATTGCTTTGGTAAATGACATAATTGAGGACCACTGGACATTTAggttaattgaaaaattctaaCGCGCGTGCAGTGTACTATAGAGGAGACGGCAGTTTTCTCCAGGAGCAAACATATAATACATGGTGTTTGATAAAGAGCCGAGACGAGCTGGACAGAAACAAAGTGAGAGAGTATATCAGCACACACGCGGCTGCGAAGTAAAACTATAACAGGAGAAATttacaaactttttgtttgtttttttccttactGATTCTCCTATATGTAGTCGCGTGAAAGCGAAAAacttcctaaaaaaaaaaaagagccagaaaaaaaaagagaaaaattccgGAACAAATACTAGAACACAAGGATGATGTTTAGTTCTCTCTCCCACTGACCAGTTTTTAGCTTTACCCACCGGCGGCGGCTATTTGGAGAACATATAAGGCTCCGTGTTCTTCCTGTCTTTCGCAACATTTCTGTCTCGTTTGTCGATACAGTTACAGTGAAATTAAGGTGGTAGCGGATTCGAACCTACTACCCCAAAATCCAATAGAATAAAATgaaggtattttttaaaatttgaatagtgAATTCCTTATCATTGTTTCAAAGCAGAATACAATTAAAACGGCGCCGCATATTTCTCTACTATTGTAGTTATTACAGGTGTTTTGCATATTGGCGACCATCATAGTGTTGAGTGATGCTGCCGCTCAAAGAGAGAGCAAAAGAGAGCTCAAAAGAGTTGCACCCCGACAAGCGCCCTATGACCCAGAATACTATCCCGAATCAACGGGTTACGTGAGTACCAAtacattttcgaaaaatttgtatttttactttaagataaaattttgattgaaaacaCGCTGTGATTTGCAGGGAATGCCATATCAGTTCGGCTACTCAGTCTACCATCCGCAGTCGTACAATGACTACGGCCATCAAGAGAAAAGTGATGGAAAGCGCGTAGATGGCGAGTACC
This region includes:
- the LOC124338523 gene encoding cyclin-dependent kinase 1-like, coding for MPSAMEDFTKIEKIGEGTYGVVYKAKNRKTQQFVAMKKIRLENEDDGVPSTAIREISLLKELLHPNIVCLEDVLMQEGKLYLIFEFLSMDLKKYMDSIPTGQLMDKTLVKSYCHQILEGILYCHRRRVLHRDLKPQNLLIDKNGIIKIADFGLGRVFGVPVRVYTHEVVTLWYRAPEVLLGSSRYSCPIDVWSVGCIMAEMITKKPLFQGDSEIDQLYRIFRVMKTPTEEMWPGVSKMPDYKPTFPNWNTYHLQNSVKQLDSIGFDLLQKTLIYDPALRITAQDALDHAWFTDLDKSILPTNVPA
- the LOC124338099 gene encoding GATA zinc finger domain-containing protein 1-like, producing the protein MPFGIKPVCFKCDINISEIWQKNNEGNTVCSECFQGKLTTTVKTESIVIEKAPSPEIKFQEEDAYNETIEVDDVVVDELVDDIKPRNEFGPGTRSGNTTLNSRGGRTGTKKTRGRSKKLGTANKATVGKGRGRRAVFKKQLPSKAPTVASTSFTSGHLFHHDIYYQVGDIVSVTDEDDGVYYAQIRGLLQDQFCEKSAVLTWLIPTQSSPPPDVGFDPQTYILGPEEELPRKLDYLDFVMHAPNEYYKLDENVRVSSEKEAGYIWTSMGAVRRTIHS
- the LOC124335926 gene encoding F-box/LRR-repeat protein 4-like; the protein is MLGNSEGLIFIEQYASKVTYYTSQYGSINGVSYTANNLIGPPSRYPAYGDFPETYVPRTYGPWWKETLVISPSKGKTEVLITGQDFVDILFQKPVYPYCVNVYETYNSGCVRRLWAGDGQGNWKLFHENHMKKSLKHSQIFSSEPHHLQFLTSIIRVEIDSSLADYYPEIDAVLLVGTETYPPFEESLKLCVTGLSTKIIGLGLHRLVPGFNAIESIQRLCFKYQVPAQSSTICHLSKLPEEILRIILSFLDLHSLCSLACVSTSFNKICKDSVLFTSVNLKPYWYCVNLSSLEWLTVRCQCLQYLDMSWCGNYGKLSSTDFSWFIKQFGKRLRILRLENCTFLNNEVLYWISTCCPCLQELNLRGCRDLESNAFWHLGKLHMMERLILDNTQIELPTLLVSLQSMTSLSHLSLGACQNLALSGSLDEIVRWLNRHRPGIISLDLWRNGHLSNHGMEVLVGLGNLRELDIGWCGLPPNGNWISLLANRCRSLEKLFLTAARTAKDTDLIAIAQFCPNLRQLDLLGNSYITSEGCCRILDQCRKLQLLDVSYCCQIDAGHVSNWRRTYPHVSIKRIFINEED